The genomic interval AGTATGGTTGAAAGATGGAGATGTCGTTCGTGTCGAAATCGAAAAAGTGGGTGTATTAGAAAATACAGTACGTGCTGTAAAAGGAGAGTAATAGAATGACAGTGACACAAAATGCAGTTACATCTGTTAATGAATCGATTGATCGTATTATCGAAACGGTGAAAGGGTTATCGGAAGAAACGATTCGTTGGTATCCAACAGAGGAAGAATGGTCTATTATGCAAATTGTCGCTCATATCGTCGAAGCATTACCGTATTGGGTAGAAGAGATTGAACAGCTTGTTCAATCTCCTGGTCAAGAATGGGGAAGAAATCATTTACATGAAGGGCGACTGCAAGCGGTAAGTTCTACAACGGTGGATGCGATAAGTGTTGCGGAGCTGTTACAAGCGCTAGAAGAGGTTAAACAAAAAGTAGAATCAGGTATTGGGAACTTGACAGCGGAGCAGCTTGCTGCTGAGGCACCAAGCAGAAATCCTAATTTTGGTACGAAACCACTTTCATTTATTATTGATCATTTAATTGATCAGCACGTGAACAAACATGAAGGTCAAATTCAACGCAATTTATCAAAATTAAATTAATAATCTAGTAGGAGGTTCGGAACATGGCAGAAGTAACTGAGTTTATGAAGAGTAAAATTGTACAAGATTTTACGGCTGATATTCGTCAATATAATCTTGGACCATTATGGGAAGCAATTCCAGCGTTAATGCATAAATCTCCAGAGCCTCATGCACAAGCTTATCTTTGGAAAGGCAGCCTGCTTGAGAAAAAATTACTAGAAGCCGCTCAAATTTTCACACCGGATCGCGGGGGAGAACGACGGGCAATTTATTTGCAAAATCCAGGTCTTGATTATCGTCAACCTTGGGGATGGGCTTCTACGACACAAACGCTGTATGCAGCCGTTCAATTGTTACAACCAGGAGAAGTAGCTCCTTCTCATCGTCACTCTCAAAATGCCCTTCGCTTTATTACGAAAGGGGAAGGCGCATACAGTATCGTCCAAGGGGAAAGAATTTTCATGGAAGAAGGAGACTTCCTCATTACGCCAAAAAATTTATGGCATGGTCATGGTCATGAAGGCACAAAACCGATGATTTGGACAGATATTTTAGACATTCCAACGATTTATGCATTGGGTGGTACATTCTTTGAG from Peribacillus asahii carries:
- a CDS encoding cupin domain-containing protein, with protein sequence MAEVTEFMKSKIVQDFTADIRQYNLGPLWEAIPALMHKSPEPHAQAYLWKGSLLEKKLLEAAQIFTPDRGGERRAIYLQNPGLDYRQPWGWASTTQTLYAAVQLLQPGEVAPSHRHSQNALRFITKGEGAYSIVQGERIFMEEGDFLITPKNLWHGHGHEGTKPMIWTDILDIPTIYALGGTFFENYPERIEQPKVPDNFGSQRYAAGMLRPVSDRNPSIAPLGSYKWEHTYKAIESLSQFEPDPFEGYAVEFINPSTGKTANPTIAAWIQKFPKGFRTKAQRHTSASIHQVYKGSGYSIINGVRFDWEEGDFFCVPNWAWVEHVAAEDTYFFTTNDLPIMEKFDIEKQEVYERNNGQQEVTSEFKPILP
- a CDS encoding DinB family protein, coding for MTVTQNAVTSVNESIDRIIETVKGLSEETIRWYPTEEEWSIMQIVAHIVEALPYWVEEIEQLVQSPGQEWGRNHLHEGRLQAVSSTTVDAISVAELLQALEEVKQKVESGIGNLTAEQLAAEAPSRNPNFGTKPLSFIIDHLIDQHVNKHEGQIQRNLSKLN